The Sphingobium sp. TKS genomic interval CGTTGCGGCTGCTCTCCGCGCTCGCGGCGCTGCTGATCCCTGCTGCGGCAATCGCCGAACCCGGCGACGTGCAAACCGCATGGCGGCTGCTCGACTATATGGCCGTCGATTATGGCGGCGCGGTCGCCAACGGTCGGATCAAGAGCACGTCGGAATATGCCGAGATGACGGAGTTCGCCGCGTCGGTCTCGACACGGCTTCAGGGCCTGCCGGCGAAGCCGGAGCGTCAAGCCCTCATCCAGCGGGCTGCCAACCTCCAGGCGGTGATCGCGGAAAAGGGACCGACTGAACAGGTGGCAACATTGGCGCACGGGCTCGCGGCCGATCTGTTGCGCGCCTACCCGGTGCCGCTCGCGCCCGATAAGGCTCCGAACCTCGTCTCCAGCGATGCCCTGTTCCGACAATCCTGCGCGTCCTGCCACGGGATGACGGGCAACGGCCGTGGCCCTGACGCCGCCAAGCTCGCTACGCCCCCGATTGCTTTCACCGATGCCGAGCGCGCGCGCCAGCGCAGCGTGTTCGCGCTCTATCAGGTGGTGACGCAAGGCATCGACGGGACCGCGATGCAGAGCTTCGCCGATCTGCCCAACGATCAGCGCTGGGCGTTAGCATTCCGAGCCGGGAGCTTCGCCTTCACGGATGCGCAGGCGCGCGAAGGCGAGCGGCTTTGGAAATCCGACCCGACCCTTCGCCGGCGCATTCCGGACCTGAAAACCCTGGTCGCGCTCACCCCGGCCGCGCTCGGCGCGGCGATCGGCGACGCCAAGGCTGACCCAGTGCTCGCGTTCCTGCGTCGTCATCCCGAACAGGTGATACAACAGGCTCCCGGCTCGCTCGCGGTCGCCCGCGCCAAACTCGCCGAAAGCGTGGCGGCTGCGCGGCGCGGCGATGCGCGCATGGCGAAAGAGCTGGCGCTGTCGGCCTATCTCGATGGGTTCGAGCCGATCGAGCCAACACTCACCGCGCGCGACGCGACGCTGATGGGTCGAATCGAGGGCGCGATGGGGGAGTTCCGCGCCTCGATCGACCGGGGCGCGTCGCCCGATGATCTCGCGGAGAAGGTCGCAGTACTGGGCGGCCTTTTCGACGATGCGGAAGCGGCGCTCGCGCCTGATGCCGCCACCGAAGCGTCCACGTTCCTGGGCGCGTTCACGATCCTGCTGCGTGAAGGGCTCGAAGCCCTGCTCATCGTTGTCGCCATGATCGCGTTCCTGCGTAAAGCCGAGCGCGGCGAGGCGCTGCGGTACGTGCATGGCGGCTGGGTCAGCGCGATCATCGCGGGCGGGATCACCTGGGCGGTCGCCACCTATGCGATCGGGATCAGCGGTGCGAGCCGGGAGCTGACGGAAGGGTTTGGCTCGCTGTTCGCCGCGGTCGTGCTGCTCTCGGTCGGGATTTGGATGCACGGCAAGGCGCAGGCCGATCAGTGGCAGCGCTATATTCGCGAGAAGATGTCGCGGGCGCTCTCGGGCGGGTCGGGCTGGTTCCTGTTCGGGCTGGCGTTCGTCGTAGTTTATCGCGAGGTCTTCGAGACGATCCTGTTCTATGCCGCGCTTTCGGCGCAAGGTGACAACGGGATGCTTCTCGCGGGGGCCGGGTCGGCGATTGGACTGCTCAGCCTGATCGCTTGGGCCATGCTTCGCTACAGTCGCAAGCTGCCGATCGCGCAGTTCTTCCGCTATAGCTCCTGGCTCATGGCGGTCCTGACCGTCGTGCTGGCGGGTAAAGGCGTCGCCGCGCTCCAGGAAGCCGGCCTTATCAACATCGCACCGCTCGCGGACGTGCCACGGCTGTCGATGCTCGGCGTGTTTCCCACTTGGCAATCGGTGCTGGCGCAACTCCTGATGGCGGTCGCCATTGCGGTCGGGTTCGCCTGGAACGGGCGCGACCGATCCCGCTCGGGTTCCGGCTCAGTGACCCTTGGTTCGAATTAGTGCAATGACATGAAAACCCTTCCGTGATAGAGGCAAGCTAGTGCGAGCCTTTTTGCCTTTCCTGACATGCCTGATGCTGGTCCTGACCAGCTTCTCCGGCATGGCCCATGCCGCCGATCTGGCGGGGGGAAGCATCGCGGGCGTTGAGTTCACGGTCCATACCGCCGGTGACATCGATCAGGTGCCATCGGACTCGGACAAGAATGTCCCGCATCATCACAATTATTGTCACGGACACGACGTCGGCGCGCCTGCGCGCACGACGATGGAATATACCCCCGTCCTCACAGTGCCCAAGCCGACAATCTCCGCCTCTGCGTCGCTCGACGGCCGCACCGGCATGGTCCATTTGAGGCCCCCCCAAGCCTGACGTCCGATTTGGGCGTGCGTTGGCGCGCCCCTGTCGATCATCGTCAGGAGTCCTATTTTCATGAATCGTATCCTCGCGGCCATGCTGGCCGCAGCGTCTTGCGCCACGATGGCGCAGGCGCAGGTCGGACCGTCCGCGCCTGTTGCGCAGGATGCGCCGGTCTACACGCTTGACCAAGCGGTCAGTGCAGCGGGCGGTTCGGCCCCTGCTGCGGAAGCGGCGACAGCTGGAATCGACGCGGCCCGTGCAGGTCGCACAGTCGCCGGCTTGCGGCCCAATCCGGTGGTTCAAGGCCAAGTCGAGAATGTCATCGGCTCCGGGCCGTATCGGGGGGTCCGCAGCGCGGAAACCACGGTCGGCTTTGCGATCCCGATCGAGCTAGGCGGCAAGCGCGGCGCCCGCGTCGCGGTCGCCAATGCGCAATTGTCCCGGGCCGAGATCCAGGCCGCGATCATCGCGGCGGATGTCCGGCTTCAGGTAACGCAGCTCTATGTCGAAGCGGTCGCGGCCGATCGCCGGGTAATGACAGCCCGCGATCAGGCCCGGATCGCCAGCGATGCGCTGCGGGCCGCGAGCGTTCGCGTGCAGGCAGGGCGGGCATCGCCACTCGAGCAACAGCGCGCGGATGTCGCGCGTATCAATGCCGACGCCAATGTGGAGCGGCAGCTTCGCTTGGCCGAGGCGGCCCGCGCCAATCTGGCGCGTCGGATCGGACGGCCGATCGACGGCCTGCTCGATGACACGCTGCTCGATCGCCTTCCCGATGTGAACGTCTATGGGCCGTTGGCACCGGTCAACACGACCGGCACACTCGCGCTGGCGGCAGCCAACGCGGATTTCTCCATTGCCGAAGCCGGCGTGCGGCTCGCGCGCGCCAATCGCGTGCCTGACCTGAACGTCGGGCCGTCGATCCGCCGCCTGGAAGCGACCAACGACATGGCGGCGGTGTTCAGCGTGTCGATCCCGATCCCGGTGTTCAACAATGGTCGCGCCGCGATTGCGCAGGCGACCGCGCAGCGGACCCAGGCGGATGCGCAGCGCCGCGTGACCGCGCTCGACATCGAACAGGCGATCACGGACGCGCAGGCGCAGGCGGCCAATGCCGCAACGACGGCTCGTGCGGCGTCGGGGCCGGCGCTGGCGGCTGCACAGGAGGCCGCCCGCATCGCGCGGATCGGCTATCGCGAGGGCAAGTTCGGCCAGCTCGAATTGCTCGATGCTGAACGCACGCTCGCCGAAACGCGGGTCGCCGCGATCGACGCGCTTGCCAATTACCAGAATGCCCGCGCGCAAGTGGAGCGACTGACCGCTCGTGCGCCCAATGGGGGGAATCAGTGATGAAGAGCTTTTATCTCGCGGGCGCGGCGTCGCTCGCCCTGCTCTTGGCTGCCTGCGGCGGCAAGGATGGCGGAAACGAGGCAACTGCCGAAGGCGCAGCTGCCAATGAGACGGCAGCGGGCACGGAAAAGGGCGGTGCTGAAGGCGGTCATGCCGGTGAAGGCGTCGTCACATTGGGTGCCGACCAGATCGCCACAGCGGGCGTCCAGGTCGGACGGCCGATCATCGGCGGGGCCGGGACGATCGAGCTGCCCGCGATCATCGAGGGCGACCCACAGGGAACGCAGGTCGTCTCGGCCGCAATTGCGGGACGCGTGGTCGCGCTCACCCGTAACCTCGGCCAATCGGTCGGACGCGGCCAGACCATTGCGGTCATCGAAAGCCGCGAGGCGGCGCAGATCAAGGGCGAGGTCGAGGCGGCGCGGGCGCGGCTTCAGCTCGCTAATTCGAACCTCGCGCGCGAACAGCGGCTGTTCGCGCAGAGAGTCTCCCCTGAACAGGATCTGATCGCCGCCCGCACAGCGGCGACGGAGGCGCGGATCGCCCTGACGCAGGCGCAGAGCATGGTTTCGGCGGCGGGTGTCGGCGGCGGCGGGCTCAACCGGCTCGGCATTGCCGCGCCGATCTCGGGCCAGATCATTGCGCGCCCCGTGACGCTGGGACAAACGGTCGCGGCGGATGCCGAACTCTATCGCATCGCCAACCTGAGCCAGGTGTCGATCGCGCTTAATCTCAAGCCCGAGGATGCGGGCCGGGTGCGTCCCGGCAATACGGTGCTGGTGAAGGCGGCAGGCCGTCAGGCGACCGCCCGCGTGACCTTCGTGTCGCCGGCGCTTGATCCGCAGACGCGGCTCGTGCCTGCGCTCGCCACCCTCGACAATCGCGGTGGCGAATGGCGGGTCGGCGAGCCTGTGACGGCAGCCGTGCAGCTGACGGGCAGCGGCGGGAGCGGGGCGGTCCGCGTGCCGACGACGGCGGTCCAGAGTTTCGAGGGCAAGTCGGTCGTGTTCGTGCGCACGCCCACCGGCTTCAAGGCGACCCCGGTCCAGCTCGGCGATGCGTCGGGCGACACGGTGATCGTCCGGTCGGGCCTGACCGGCAACGAACAGATCGCCACCACCGGAAGTTTCACGCTCAAGGCCGAGATCGGCAAGGGCGAAGCGAGCCACGAGGATTAAGCCATGATCGCCCGTATCGTAACCTGGGCGGTCGAGAAGCGCTGGCTAGTCCTGCTCCTCACCGTCATCGTCGCCGCCATCGGCGCCTTTTCCCTCTACCGGCTACCGATCGACGCGGTGCCGGACATCACCAACAATCAGGTCCAGATCAACGTCCGCGCGCCTGCCCTCTCGCCCGAGCTGGTCGAGAAGCAGGTGTCGTTTCCAATCGAAACCGCGCTCGCCGGCACCCCCGGCCTGGAATATACGCGCTCGTTGAGCCGCAACGGCTTCGCGCAGATCACGGCGGTCTTTTCGGACGCGACGGACATCTATTTCGCCCGCCAGCAGGTGGGCGAGCGTCTGCGGGGCGTGCAAGAGAATCTGCCCGACGGCGTGAACCCTGAAATGGGTCCGATCGCGACAGGCCTGGGCGAGGTGTACATGTACACCGTTCGTCTCGATCATCGCGAGGACGACAAGCACAAGCCCGGTGAACCGGGCCAACAGCCCGATGGCAGCTACATCACGCCAGAGGGCGAGCGACTGACGACCGAAGAGGACAAGGCGACCTACCTGCGCACCGCGCAGGACTGGATCGTGACGCCGCTTCTGAAGACCACACCGGGCCTCGCCGGTGTCGACTCGATTGGCGGTTACGCCAAGCAGTTCCTCGTCGTGCCCGACGTGCAGAAGCTGGCCTCGCTCGGCATCACGCTGACGGACCTGGGAAATGCGCTGGAGCGCAATAACACCAGCGTCGGCGGTGGCTTCGTCAATCGCAATGGCGAAGGTCTGGCTGTTCGCTCGGATGCGCTCGTTCGCAATGCCAGCGAGTTGGCCAGGACCGTGATCGCGACACGTAACGGCGTGCCGATCACGGTCGAACAAGTTGCGACTGTGAAGACGGGTCAGGCGATCCGCATGGGTTCGGCATCGGAGAACGGTACCGAAGTCGTCGTCGGCACGGCGATCATGCGGATCGGCGAGAACAGCCGCATCGTGTCGACCGCGGTCGCTGAGAAACTGAAGACGATCAACGCTTCGCTGCCTCCTGACGTCGTAATTCAGCCGGTGCTGAACCGCACCGAGCTGGTCAATTCGACGATCAAGACGGTCGCGAAAAACCTGTCCGAAGGCGCGGTGCTGGTCATCGTCGTGCTCTTCCTGCTGCTCGGCAACTTCCGTGCGGCCCTGATCGCGGCGTTGGTCATCCCGATCACCATGATGCTGACAGGCTTTGGTATGCTGCGCGCTGGGGTCTCGGCCAATCTGATGAGCCTTGGGGCTTTGGACTTCGGTCTGATCGTCGACGGCGCCGTCATCATTGTCGAAAACGCGCTGCGCCGGCTTGCCGAGCAACAGCATCATGAAGGCCGATTGCTCAGCGTCAAGGAACGGCTCGCGACCGTGGCAGCCGCTGCGCGTGAGATGATCCGTCCCTCTGTGTACGGGCAGGCAATCATCATCCTCGTCTACGTACCGCTGCTCACGCTGACCGGCGTGGAGGGTAAAACGTTCGGACCGATGG includes:
- a CDS encoding TolC family protein, whose protein sequence is MNRILAAMLAAASCATMAQAQVGPSAPVAQDAPVYTLDQAVSAAGGSAPAAEAATAGIDAARAGRTVAGLRPNPVVQGQVENVIGSGPYRGVRSAETTVGFAIPIELGGKRGARVAVANAQLSRAEIQAAIIAADVRLQVTQLYVEAVAADRRVMTARDQARIASDALRAASVRVQAGRASPLEQQRADVARINADANVERQLRLAEAARANLARRIGRPIDGLLDDTLLDRLPDVNVYGPLAPVNTTGTLALAAANADFSIAEAGVRLARANRVPDLNVGPSIRRLEATNDMAAVFSVSIPIPVFNNGRAAIAQATAQRTQADAQRRVTALDIEQAITDAQAQAANAATTARAASGPALAAAQEAARIARIGYREGKFGQLELLDAERTLAETRVAAIDALANYQNARAQVERLTARAPNGGNQ
- a CDS encoding cytochrome c/FTR1 family iron permease, producing the protein MRLLALIRAMLSLRLLSALAALLIPAAAIAEPGDVQTAWRLLDYMAVDYGGAVANGRIKSTSEYAEMTEFAASVSTRLQGLPAKPERQALIQRAANLQAVIAEKGPTEQVATLAHGLAADLLRAYPVPLAPDKAPNLVSSDALFRQSCASCHGMTGNGRGPDAAKLATPPIAFTDAERARQRSVFALYQVVTQGIDGTAMQSFADLPNDQRWALAFRAGSFAFTDAQAREGERLWKSDPTLRRRIPDLKTLVALTPAALGAAIGDAKADPVLAFLRRHPEQVIQQAPGSLAVARAKLAESVAAARRGDARMAKELALSAYLDGFEPIEPTLTARDATLMGRIEGAMGEFRASIDRGASPDDLAEKVAVLGGLFDDAEAALAPDAATEASTFLGAFTILLREGLEALLIVVAMIAFLRKAERGEALRYVHGGWVSAIIAGGITWAVATYAIGISGASRELTEGFGSLFAAVVLLSVGIWMHGKAQADQWQRYIREKMSRALSGGSGWFLFGLAFVVVYREVFETILFYAALSAQGDNGMLLAGAGSAIGLLSLIAWAMLRYSRKLPIAQFFRYSSWLMAVLTVVLAGKGVAALQEAGLINIAPLADVPRLSMLGVFPTWQSVLAQLLMAVAIAVGFAWNGRDRSRSGSGSVTLGSN
- a CDS encoding efflux RND transporter periplasmic adaptor subunit gives rise to the protein MKSFYLAGAASLALLLAACGGKDGGNEATAEGAAANETAAGTEKGGAEGGHAGEGVVTLGADQIATAGVQVGRPIIGGAGTIELPAIIEGDPQGTQVVSAAIAGRVVALTRNLGQSVGRGQTIAVIESREAAQIKGEVEAARARLQLANSNLAREQRLFAQRVSPEQDLIAARTAATEARIALTQAQSMVSAAGVGGGGLNRLGIAAPISGQIIARPVTLGQTVAADAELYRIANLSQVSIALNLKPEDAGRVRPGNTVLVKAAGRQATARVTFVSPALDPQTRLVPALATLDNRGGEWRVGEPVTAAVQLTGSGGSGAVRVPTTAVQSFEGKSVVFVRTPTGFKATPVQLGDASGDTVIVRSGLTGNEQIATTGSFTLKAEIGKGEASHED